A DNA window from Setaria viridis chromosome 2, Setaria_viridis_v4.0, whole genome shotgun sequence contains the following coding sequences:
- the LOC117845573 gene encoding large ribosomal subunit protein uL2m, which produces MARQSALSLVRDRAKVGALKRLTLSSSKTAGRNSSGRITSFHRGGGAKRLQRKVDVKRSTSSLGIVERIEYDPNRSSSIALVRWVQGVHFRRPKIPQEPSTESQILESTTADISGRFSLAPLSGRVHKEKEASSALYSSASSALYSSLGNGDVPSVNTGASMSLPRIALAGAKPTFFAQVRGNEEGKQTFSLSGIQKWATDDVLWAQRMKRQAALSWQNDLKKKPSPQAQANRFSTLAAKSISTSKGPKAKVDCVPVSYILASHHCVPGSTVMNYDSSKPSKSSASSSSANQFDIIDLNSKVGNCIPLANARIGTWVHDIECRPGQGGKMVRAAGTFAKVVQEPGAQCVLRLPSGAEKIVDSKCRATIGIVSNPSHGTRKLRKAGNSRWLGRRPVVRGVAMNPVDHPHGGGEGRTKGGRPSVSPWGKPTKAGYRSPSVASRKA; this is translated from the coding sequence ATGGCACGTCAGTCTGCTCTCTCGCTCGTGAGAGATCGGGCAAAGGTGGGAGCGCTGAAGCGTTTAACTCTGAGCTCGTCCAAGACGGCAGGGAGGAACTCATCTGGGCGCATCACCTCTTTCCACCGTGGCGGAGGGGCCAAGAGGTTGCAGAGGAAAGTTGATGTGAAGCGGAGCACCTCTTCCCTGGGCATTGTGGAGCGGATCGAGTATGACCCTAATCGTTCCTCCAGCATTGCTCTGGTGCGATGGGTCCAAGGGGTACATTTCCGCCGCCCCAAGATTCCACAAGAGCCCAGTACTGAGTCTCAGATCCTAGAATCTACCACAGCCGATATCTCCGGTCGGTTTTCCCTTGCACCATTGTCTGGTAGAGTGCATAAAGAAAAGGAAGCTTCTTCTGCACTGTACTCTTCAGCTTCCTCTGCACTGTACTCTTCTCTAGGTAATGGAGATGTTCCATCTGTTAACACTGGCGCATCAATGAGCTTACCCAGGATAGCTTTAGCTGGTGCCAAGCCCACTTTCTTTGCTCAAGTCAGAGGAAATGAAGAAGGAAAACAAACATTTTCTCTTTCTGGAATTCAAAAATGGGCAACAGATGATGTGCTTTGGGCACAGAGAATGAAGCGTCAAGCTGCTCTCTCTTGGCAGAATGATCTGAAGAAGAAACCTTCGCCACAGGCACAAGCTAACCGCTTCAGTACCTTGGCAGCCAAGTCTATTAGCACGAGTAAAGGGCCAAAGGCAAAGGTTGATTGTGTACCAGTATCTTATATATTGGCCAGCCACCATTGTGTGCCAGGTAGTACAGTGATGAACTATGATTCCTCGAAGCCTTCTAAGAGTTCAGCCTCTTCATCATCAGCTAATCAGTTTGATATAATTGACCTCAACTCAAAGGTTGGAAATTGCATACCATTAGCCAATGCACGAATTGGAACATGGGTGCACGATATTGAGTGCCGTCCTGGTCAGGGTGGGAAGATGGTTCGAGCAGCTGGTACATTTGCTAAAGTTGTCCAGGAGCCAGGTGCCCAGTGTGTTCTGCGTCTTCCTTCAGGTGCTGAGAAGATTGTGGATTCAAAATGCCGTGCTACAATTGGTATAGTCTCCAACCCAAGCCATGGTACGCGCAAGCTAAGAAAAGCAGGTAACAGCCGGTGGTTAGGCAGACGCCCTGTTGTCCGTGGTGTTGCTATGAATCCTGTGGATCATCCCCATGGTGGAGGTGAGGGGCGTACCAAGGGAGGTAGACCTTCAGTTTCTCCTTGGGGAAAGCCCACTAAGGCAGGATACCGATCACCAAGTGTCGCCAGCCGTAAAGCTTAG